One Ricinus communis isolate WT05 ecotype wild-type chromosome 7, ASM1957865v1, whole genome shotgun sequence genomic region harbors:
- the LOC8289480 gene encoding OVARIAN TUMOR DOMAIN-containing deubiquitinating enzyme 7 isoform X7: MVIVSSVCRALADQLEGSEEEHGKYRAMVVQYLMKNRDTFEPFIEDDIPFDEYCQSMEKDGTWAGHMELQAASLVTRSNICIHQYMSPRWYIRNFDERGACMVHLSYHDEEHYNSVRLKEDTCIGPARPIIIKADADLSATTCQAKTAASKSKGGAAKNSIDPSSIKVVIAGSGCQDAQKVEQVLLQVDGDVDAAIEFLRAEREADDSSPENHSFQCHADSCYGDCKAGNCEQHGKEPLKDTHSHDPSNGRTKPTNGNSSCQAGDKKIARNKTCPCGSKKKYKACCGAVKAKPSAKFLINQTVDSRKVKKERKQRGKGPAESDGSPPDVGALCI, encoded by the exons AAGAATCGTGATACGTTTGAGCCCTTTATTGAGGATGACATCCCATTTGATGAATACTGCCAATCCATGGAAAAAGATGGCACATGGGCTGGGCATATGGAATTGCAGGCGGCTTCTCTAGTTACACGTAGTAATATATGCATTCACCAG TACATGTCACCTCGCTGGTACATCCGGAATTTTGATGAACGTGGGGCTTGTATGGTCCATTT ATCTTATCATGATGAGGAACATTATAACAGTGTGCGTTTAAAGGAAGACACTTGTATAGGGCCGGCCAGGCCAATTATAATAaag GCTGATGCTGACCTTTCAGCAACAACTTGTCAAGCAAAAACTGCAGCCAGTAAGTCCAAAGGGGGAGCTGCTAAGAATAGTATTGATCCAAGTTCCATCAAAGTGGTAATTGCAGGAAGTGGTTGTCAGGATGCTCAAAAAGTTGAACAG GTTTTATTACAAGTAGATGGTGATGTTGATGCTGCAATAGAATTTTTGAGAGCAGAACGGGAAGCAGATGACTCTTCACCAGAAAATCATTCTTTTCAATGTCATGCGGATAGTTGTTATG GAGATTGTAAAGCTGGAAACTGTGAGCAGCACGGCAAAGAGCCTCTAAAGGATACCCACAGTCACGATCCATCTAATGGTAGAACCAAACCGACCAATGGCAATAGCAGTTGCCAGGCAGGTGACAAG AAGATAGCAAGAAATAAGACTTGTCCATGTGGgtctaaaaagaaatacaaggCCTGTTGCGGAGCTGTCAAGGCAAAACCCTCTGCGAAGTTTTTAAT TAATCAAACAGTTGACTCGAGAAaagttaagaaagaaagaaagcaacGTGGTAAAGGACCTGCAGAATCTGATGGCAGTCCGCCTGATGTTGGTGCACTTTGTATATGA
- the LOC8289480 gene encoding OVARIAN TUMOR DOMAIN-containing deubiquitinating enzyme 7 isoform X8 — MVVQYLMKNRDTFEPFIEDDIPFDEYCQSMEKDGTWAGHMELQAASLVTRSNICIHQYMSPRWYIRNFDERGACMVHLSYHDEEHYNSVRLKEDTCIGPARPIIIKADADLSATTCQAKTAASKSKGGAAKNSIDPSSIKVVIAGSGCQDAQKVEQVLLQVDGDVDAAIEFLRAEREADDSSPENHSFQCHADSCYGDCKAGNCEQHGKEPLKDTHSHDPSNGRTKPTNGNSSCQAGDKKIARNKTCPCGSKKKYKACCGAVKAKPSAKFLINQTVDSRKVKKERKQRGKGPAESDGSPPDVGALCI, encoded by the exons AAGAATCGTGATACGTTTGAGCCCTTTATTGAGGATGACATCCCATTTGATGAATACTGCCAATCCATGGAAAAAGATGGCACATGGGCTGGGCATATGGAATTGCAGGCGGCTTCTCTAGTTACACGTAGTAATATATGCATTCACCAG TACATGTCACCTCGCTGGTACATCCGGAATTTTGATGAACGTGGGGCTTGTATGGTCCATTT ATCTTATCATGATGAGGAACATTATAACAGTGTGCGTTTAAAGGAAGACACTTGTATAGGGCCGGCCAGGCCAATTATAATAaag GCTGATGCTGACCTTTCAGCAACAACTTGTCAAGCAAAAACTGCAGCCAGTAAGTCCAAAGGGGGAGCTGCTAAGAATAGTATTGATCCAAGTTCCATCAAAGTGGTAATTGCAGGAAGTGGTTGTCAGGATGCTCAAAAAGTTGAACAG GTTTTATTACAAGTAGATGGTGATGTTGATGCTGCAATAGAATTTTTGAGAGCAGAACGGGAAGCAGATGACTCTTCACCAGAAAATCATTCTTTTCAATGTCATGCGGATAGTTGTTATG GAGATTGTAAAGCTGGAAACTGTGAGCAGCACGGCAAAGAGCCTCTAAAGGATACCCACAGTCACGATCCATCTAATGGTAGAACCAAACCGACCAATGGCAATAGCAGTTGCCAGGCAGGTGACAAG AAGATAGCAAGAAATAAGACTTGTCCATGTGGgtctaaaaagaaatacaaggCCTGTTGCGGAGCTGTCAAGGCAAAACCCTCTGCGAAGTTTTTAAT TAATCAAACAGTTGACTCGAGAAaagttaagaaagaaagaaagcaacGTGGTAAAGGACCTGCAGAATCTGATGGCAGTCCGCCTGATGTTGGTGCACTTTGTATATGA